In Micromonospora sp. LH3U1, one genomic interval encodes:
- a CDS encoding GatB/YqeY domain-containing protein gives MSTLKDRLTADMRSALKARDELTTSTLRMALAAVGTAEVAGKAKRELTDDEVLAVLTKEAKKRREAATAFGDAGRAEQAAKETAEGEVLDRYLPKQLSDADLTELVSGALAAGGFTGKTQMGPAMKAAQAAVAGQAEGGRVAAEVRRQLGL, from the coding sequence ATGAGCACGCTGAAGGACCGCCTCACTGCCGACATGCGTTCCGCGCTCAAGGCGCGCGACGAGCTGACCACCTCCACGCTGCGGATGGCCCTGGCCGCCGTCGGCACCGCCGAGGTCGCTGGCAAGGCCAAGCGCGAGCTCACCGATGACGAGGTGCTCGCGGTGCTGACCAAGGAGGCCAAGAAGCGCCGGGAGGCGGCCACCGCCTTCGGCGACGCGGGCCGCGCCGAGCAGGCCGCGAAGGAGACCGCTGAGGGTGAGGTGTTGGACCGCTACCTGCCCAAGCAGCTCTCGGACGCCGACCTGACCGAGCTGGTGTCGGGGGCGCTCGCCGCGGGCGGCTTCACCGGCAAGACCCAGATGGGCCCGGCGATGAAGGCGGCCCAGGCCGCGGTGGCGGGCCAGGCCGAGGGTGGCCGGGTGGCCGCCGAGGTACGCCGACAGCTCGGCCTCTGA
- a CDS encoding metallophosphoesterase, producing the protein MRKRTLFRLAAGTATIGAATLAYASLIERNMFTLRRYDVPVLPADAEPLRVLHLSDLHMMPDQARKQRWVASLAALDPDLVVVTGDNMAHPGAVPGVLRALEPLLDYPGAFVFGSNDYTGPVLKNPFTYFLPDREYTEGVELPYEELRQVFTGAGWADLNNARTTLKAGGRQLDLVGVDDPHIDRDDYPSVAGAVSSSADLSIALTHSPEPRVLDQMAADGFGLLLAGHTHGGQVCVPGFGALVTNCGLPRSMARGLHRWPGSDSWLHVSAGLGTHPTAPVRFACPPEASILTLIPR; encoded by the coding sequence ATGCGAAAGCGCACACTATTCCGGCTCGCCGCCGGAACCGCCACGATCGGCGCGGCCACCCTCGCGTACGCGTCGCTCATCGAGCGCAACATGTTCACCCTGCGGCGGTACGACGTGCCGGTGCTCCCGGCCGACGCGGAGCCGCTGCGCGTGCTGCACCTGTCGGACCTGCACATGATGCCCGACCAGGCGCGCAAGCAGCGCTGGGTGGCGTCGCTGGCCGCCCTCGACCCCGACCTGGTGGTGGTGACCGGCGACAACATGGCGCACCCGGGCGCGGTGCCCGGAGTGCTGCGGGCCCTGGAGCCGCTGCTGGACTACCCGGGAGCGTTCGTGTTCGGCTCCAACGACTACACGGGGCCGGTCCTCAAGAACCCGTTCACCTACTTCCTGCCCGACCGGGAGTACACCGAGGGCGTCGAGTTGCCCTACGAGGAGCTGCGCCAGGTCTTCACCGGCGCCGGCTGGGCGGATCTCAACAACGCCCGGACCACGCTGAAGGCCGGCGGGCGGCAGCTCGACCTGGTCGGCGTGGACGACCCCCACATCGACCGGGACGACTACCCCTCCGTGGCTGGTGCGGTCTCGTCCTCGGCCGACCTGTCCATCGCGCTGACGCACTCCCCTGAGCCACGGGTGCTCGACCAGATGGCCGCGGACGGCTTCGGGCTGCTGCTGGCCGGGCACACCCACGGCGGTCAGGTCTGCGTACCGGGCTTCGGGGCGCTGGTCACCAACTGTGGCCTGCCCCGCTCGATGGCGCGCGGTCTGCACCGGTGGCCGGGCTCGGACTCCTGGCTGCACGTCTCCGCGGGCCTCGGCACCCACCCGACCGCCCCGGTCCGCTTCGCCTGCCCCCCGGAGGCCAGCATCCTCACGCTCATCCCCCGCTGA
- a CDS encoding TM2 domain-containing protein produces MLVHVRQKQTGIAYLFWLLLGIFGGHQFYLGKTGRGLLYLFTGGIVGVGVVIDLFTLPSQVRQVNTQLAIGIR; encoded by the coding sequence ATGCTCGTGCACGTTCGGCAGAAGCAGACCGGTATCGCCTACCTGTTCTGGTTGCTGCTCGGCATCTTCGGCGGCCATCAGTTCTACCTCGGCAAGACCGGACGGGGTCTGCTCTACCTGTTCACCGGCGGCATCGTGGGCGTGGGCGTCGTGATCGACCTGTTCACGCTGCCGAGTCAGGTCCGTCAGGTCAACACGCAGCTCGCCATCGGAATCCGCTGA
- a CDS encoding VOC family protein: MDDIAPEVTRDIYGMPAFVTLTVADIDRTVDWYVNGLDFISLFTMPGPDGVPALVHLRRWRYQDILVRRGVAPVGGEWTVSFMANAEQLDAVGERARMHGGGVVDGPTATPWNTRDLRLTDPDGYTVVYTARRPEGERDERFNAMMERESRRQLSS; this comes from the coding sequence ATGGACGACATCGCACCCGAGGTAACGCGCGATATCTACGGCATGCCGGCGTTCGTCACGTTGACGGTTGCGGATATTGACCGCACCGTCGACTGGTACGTGAATGGGCTTGATTTCATCTCGCTGTTCACCATGCCCGGCCCCGACGGTGTCCCGGCGCTGGTTCATCTTCGCCGCTGGCGATACCAGGACATCCTGGTACGCAGAGGAGTCGCGCCGGTTGGCGGTGAATGGACCGTGAGCTTCATGGCAAACGCCGAGCAGTTGGATGCGGTTGGCGAGCGCGCCCGGATGCATGGCGGCGGCGTCGTTGACGGACCAACCGCAACGCCGTGGAACACCCGCGACCTGCGGCTGACTGACCCGGACGGGTACACGGTCGTCTACACCGCCCGCCGTCCCGAAGGAGAGCGTGATGAGCGCTTCAACGCGATGATGGAGCGGGAGTCCCGCCGGCAGCTCAGTAGCTAG
- a CDS encoding class I SAM-dependent DNA methyltransferase: MSADGWLADTRASYDTVAGSYADLLRDALSDAPYERAVLALFAELARTSGEGPVADIGCGPGRITAYLKGLGVDAFGIDLSPAMIDIARRDHPELRFEVGSMTDLDLSDSSVAGILAWFSLIHVPDDEVPAVLAHFHRVLRPDGALLLAFHVGDEHRLKTEGYGGHPMNVYVHRRPPDRVAAWLSDAGFAVEARMLHSPDDSRRGAFLFARRRPQLPSSY; the protein is encoded by the coding sequence ATGAGTGCCGACGGTTGGCTCGCCGACACCCGGGCGTCCTACGACACGGTGGCGGGAAGCTACGCCGACCTGCTGCGGGACGCACTCTCCGACGCGCCATACGAGCGGGCAGTCCTGGCGTTGTTCGCCGAACTGGCCCGGACCAGCGGCGAGGGCCCAGTCGCCGACATCGGTTGCGGACCGGGACGGATCACCGCGTACCTCAAGGGTCTCGGTGTCGACGCCTTCGGCATCGACCTCTCGCCCGCGATGATCGATATCGCCCGGCGCGACCATCCCGAACTGCGGTTCGAGGTGGGCTCCATGACGGACCTCGACCTCAGCGACTCGTCGGTCGCCGGCATTCTGGCCTGGTTCTCACTCATCCACGTCCCCGACGACGAGGTGCCCGCCGTCCTGGCGCATTTCCACCGGGTGCTGCGTCCCGATGGCGCGCTGCTGCTCGCCTTCCACGTCGGCGACGAGCACCGGCTGAAGACGGAGGGCTATGGCGGTCACCCGATGAACGTGTACGTGCACCGCCGTCCGCCCGACCGGGTCGCAGCCTGGCTCAGCGACGCCGGGTTCGCTGTCGAGGCCCGGATGCTGCACAGCCCGGATGACAGCAGGCGAGGGGCGTTCCTCTTCGCACGCCGACGGCCCCAACTGCCTTCTAGCTACTGA
- a CDS encoding ATP-binding protein has product MELLERTDALATLDGLLASPGGAIALVAGEAGAGKSALVGAFAATTRARVLWGSCDPLLTPRALGPLHDVARQVGGMLADRLAALHAVAEAERRGAVFDALLDELTDPRPGRRTVMVVEDAHWADGATLDLIAYLGRRLTRHPALLVLTLRDDEVGAEHPLHAVLAGLPRPQVRRVPLPALSTDAVAALARAAGRAPAGLYQATGGNPLLVTEVLAAAGPGVPPTVRDLVLARLAVLPAPAREVAALVSVVPSRAEPYLLDDHPPDAVQECLDRGVLVSVGNAVAFRHELLGRAVRESLSPVRRVALHAAVLARLTARADVDVARLVHHAHHADDPAAVLRWAPVAAERASRAGAHRQAADHYAVALPHAAGLPPPRRAELLEAYATAAYLAGFAARALDACRDALALREADGDPLRIGENLRWVSRLCWWTGDSPAARAAGTRAVQVLESAPAGRQLAMAYSNMSQLLMLADDNRRAIDWGDRARELARRLGDVETEAHALVNVGSASLQGGDVAGLVELERGYALAVAHHLDDHAARALVNMATMAVEWHRLTPAAEALDRALRFTTSRDLDGYARHLLGYRARLRLTTGDWAGARSDAERALAGDTQPGGSLVPALVALGRLGARRDEPTTHLDTAARWAVQSQELQFVVPVAAALAEQQWLAGEPGLAVAELRRAYQLAIEAGQPWFAGELAYWLWRVGEPVEDTGALASPYQRLIEGDWAGAAEEWRQLGCAYSRVEALACGDGPAAGEALRILDGLGAVAVARRVRADLRGRGMARVPRGPRPATAAHPTGLTARQREVLALLADGLSNAEIAARLSLSTRTVDHHVSAVLVKLAVPSRGQAAATARRQGLVPPT; this is encoded by the coding sequence ATGGAGCTGCTGGAGCGCACGGATGCGCTCGCCACCCTGGATGGGCTGCTGGCCTCCCCCGGCGGCGCGATCGCCCTCGTCGCGGGCGAGGCCGGTGCCGGCAAGTCCGCCCTGGTCGGGGCGTTCGCCGCGACGACCAGGGCCAGGGTGCTCTGGGGCAGCTGCGACCCGTTGCTGACGCCGCGAGCGCTCGGCCCACTGCACGATGTCGCCCGCCAGGTGGGCGGGATGCTCGCGGACCGGCTGGCCGCGCTGCACGCGGTGGCGGAGGCGGAACGCCGGGGTGCCGTGTTCGACGCGCTCCTCGACGAGCTGACGGATCCCCGGCCCGGCCGCCGGACGGTGATGGTGGTGGAGGACGCGCACTGGGCGGACGGGGCCACCCTGGACCTGATCGCGTACCTGGGGAGGCGGCTGACCCGACACCCGGCGCTGCTCGTGCTGACCCTGCGCGACGACGAGGTCGGGGCGGAGCATCCACTGCACGCGGTGCTCGCGGGCCTGCCCCGTCCGCAGGTTCGACGGGTGCCGCTGCCGGCGCTGTCGACCGACGCCGTCGCGGCGTTGGCCCGCGCCGCCGGCCGCGCCCCGGCCGGGTTGTACCAGGCCACCGGCGGCAACCCGCTGCTGGTCACCGAGGTGCTGGCCGCAGCCGGCCCGGGGGTGCCGCCGACCGTACGCGATCTGGTGTTGGCCCGGCTGGCCGTGCTGCCGGCACCGGCCCGGGAGGTCGCTGCCCTGGTTTCGGTGGTCCCGTCCCGGGCCGAGCCGTACCTGCTCGACGATCACCCGCCGGACGCCGTGCAGGAATGCCTGGACCGGGGGGTGCTGGTGTCGGTGGGCAACGCGGTGGCGTTCCGGCACGAGCTGCTGGGTCGGGCGGTACGCGAGTCGCTGTCCCCGGTCCGGCGGGTGGCGCTGCACGCCGCCGTGCTGGCCCGCCTCACCGCACGCGCCGACGTGGACGTCGCCCGGCTGGTGCACCACGCGCACCACGCCGACGATCCGGCGGCCGTGCTGCGCTGGGCGCCCGTGGCGGCCGAGCGGGCCAGCCGGGCGGGCGCCCACCGGCAGGCGGCGGACCACTACGCCGTCGCGCTTCCGCACGCCGCGGGCCTGCCCCCACCGCGCCGGGCGGAGCTGCTGGAGGCGTACGCGACGGCGGCGTACCTGGCCGGGTTTGCCGCCCGGGCGCTGGACGCCTGCCGGGACGCGCTGGCCCTGCGGGAGGCCGACGGCGACCCGCTGCGGATCGGCGAGAACCTGCGCTGGGTGTCCCGCCTGTGTTGGTGGACCGGGGACAGCCCGGCGGCCCGTGCGGCGGGCACCCGTGCGGTCCAGGTGCTGGAATCGGCTCCTGCCGGTAGGCAGCTGGCGATGGCCTACAGCAACATGTCGCAGCTGCTCATGCTCGCCGACGACAATCGCCGAGCCATCGACTGGGGTGACCGGGCCCGGGAGTTGGCCCGCCGGCTCGGCGACGTCGAGACCGAGGCGCACGCCCTGGTCAACGTCGGCTCGGCGAGTCTTCAGGGCGGGGACGTCGCCGGCCTCGTCGAGCTGGAACGTGGGTACGCCCTGGCCGTCGCACACCACCTCGATGACCACGCGGCACGCGCGTTGGTCAACATGGCCACCATGGCCGTGGAGTGGCACCGGCTCACCCCGGCCGCCGAGGCCCTGGACCGGGCGTTGCGGTTCACCACCAGCCGGGACCTCGACGGGTACGCCCGGCACCTGCTGGGCTACCGGGCCCGGTTGCGATTGACGACCGGTGACTGGGCCGGCGCGCGCTCCGACGCCGAGCGGGCGCTGGCCGGTGACACGCAGCCCGGCGGGAGCCTCGTCCCGGCCCTGGTCGCGCTGGGCCGGCTCGGTGCCCGCCGCGACGAGCCGACCACGCACCTGGACACGGCGGCACGTTGGGCGGTGCAGAGCCAGGAACTCCAGTTCGTGGTGCCGGTCGCGGCGGCGCTGGCGGAACAGCAGTGGCTGGCCGGTGAGCCGGGGCTGGCGGTCGCCGAGCTACGGCGTGCGTACCAGCTCGCGATCGAGGCGGGCCAACCCTGGTTCGCCGGGGAGTTGGCGTACTGGCTGTGGCGGGTCGGCGAGCCGGTCGAGGACACCGGGGCGCTGGCGTCGCCGTACCAGCGGCTGATCGAGGGCGACTGGGCAGGTGCCGCCGAGGAGTGGCGGCAACTCGGCTGCGCGTACTCCCGGGTCGAGGCGCTGGCCTGCGGCGACGGCCCGGCGGCCGGCGAAGCGCTGCGGATCCTGGACGGTCTGGGTGCGGTGGCCGTGGCCCGACGGGTCCGGGCCGACCTGCGCGGACGTGGCATGGCCCGGGTGCCGAGGGGGCCGCGACCGGCCACGGCCGCGCACCCGACAGGTCTGACCGCGCGGCAACGGGAGGTGCTCGCGCTGCTCGCCGACGGGCTCAGCAACGCGGAGATCGCCGCCCGACTGTCGCTCTCCACCCGGACCGTCGACCACCACGTGTCGGCGGTGCTGGTCAAGCTCGCGGTGCCCAGCCGGGGCCAGGCGGCCGCGACGGCCCGCCGGCAGGGCCTGGTGCCGCCAACATAG
- a CDS encoding class I SAM-dependent methyltransferase: MTTALDLNAVKARQQVTWASGDYGAVAALIHPISELLVTAADLSAGARVLDVATGSGNAAIAAARCGCVVTGVDYVPELLERGHARAAAERLPVTFVTGDAERLAYADGSFDAVLSVVGVMFAPDQERAAAELVRVCRPGGTVALASWTPQGFIGDLFRTVGRHVPPPAGLRPPVQWGDEGRVRELLGGAVGDLRTVRREFVFRFGTPEEFADFFQANYGPTLKAFEALPEERRPELHADLVELARSHNRATDATVRIPAEYLEVVAQRTADPA; encoded by the coding sequence ATGACCACCGCACTCGATCTCAACGCCGTGAAGGCACGCCAGCAGGTGACCTGGGCCAGCGGCGACTACGGCGCGGTCGCCGCGCTCATCCACCCGATCTCCGAGTTGCTGGTGACCGCGGCCGACCTGTCGGCCGGCGCCCGGGTGCTGGACGTGGCGACCGGCTCCGGCAACGCCGCCATCGCCGCCGCCCGCTGCGGCTGCGTCGTGACCGGCGTCGACTACGTACCCGAACTGTTGGAACGGGGCCACGCGCGGGCCGCGGCGGAACGGCTCCCGGTCACGTTCGTGACCGGGGACGCGGAGCGCCTGGCGTACGCCGATGGCTCCTTCGACGCGGTGCTCTCCGTCGTCGGCGTGATGTTCGCGCCGGACCAGGAGCGGGCGGCGGCCGAGCTGGTCCGGGTCTGCCGTCCCGGCGGCACGGTGGCCCTGGCGTCGTGGACGCCGCAGGGGTTCATCGGCGACCTGTTCCGCACGGTGGGGCGGCATGTGCCGCCGCCGGCAGGGCTGCGCCCGCCGGTGCAGTGGGGCGACGAGGGCCGGGTCCGCGAGCTGCTCGGCGGGGCCGTGGGCGACCTGCGGACGGTACGCCGGGAGTTCGTCTTCCGCTTCGGCACACCGGAGGAGTTCGCGGACTTCTTCCAGGCCAACTACGGGCCGACGTTGAAGGCGTTCGAGGCGCTACCGGAGGAACGCCGGCCGGAGCTGCACGCCGACCTGGTGGAGCTGGCGCGAAGCCACAACCGGGCCACCGACGCCACGGTGCGGATCCCGGCGGAATACCTGGAGGTCGTGGCGCAGCGGACCGCCGACCCGGCCTGA
- a CDS encoding MFS transporter, with protein MLRRALPRRSEARRILLGTLLSAIGRGLTLPFLFIYLTDVRGLTDTRAGLVIGWYGAVTLALSPLGGTLIDRIGARRVVVPCLLIEAVGTGSLALVNSTGSALLVMTVIAIGSSAIWSGQNTILASLTDDDERQRVFGLNFALLNLGIGIGGMTSGAIVDTARPGTFQTIYLLDAVTYLLPALILLTLPTVGHRLGNRRGVDEPSHGGYLTVLRDRPFRRLVIFGLVLTTCGYAQIEVGFAAYAVRVVEVNPRVVAWALAANTVMIVLAQLLVIGRIEGRSRTRALAVVGAVFAAAWLVLGAAGLVSGESALMAALCVVACSAIFGFGETMLSPVMPALTNALATDELRGRYNAMSSMIFGISGVIGPVTAGPLIGAADGKVWVATVVGGCLVASLVALSLRRLLSAEQDGRATPALASPAPAPTPA; from the coding sequence ATGCTGCGTCGTGCCCTGCCCCGCCGTTCGGAAGCTCGCCGGATCCTCCTCGGCACCCTGCTGTCGGCCATCGGGCGCGGCCTGACCCTGCCGTTCCTGTTCATCTACCTCACCGACGTACGCGGGCTCACCGACACCCGTGCCGGGCTCGTGATCGGCTGGTACGGCGCGGTCACCCTGGCTCTGTCGCCGCTGGGCGGGACGCTGATCGACCGGATCGGCGCCCGCCGGGTGGTGGTGCCCTGCCTGCTGATCGAGGCGGTCGGCACCGGCTCTCTCGCGCTGGTCAACTCGACCGGGTCGGCTCTGCTCGTGATGACGGTCATCGCCATCGGCAGCTCGGCGATCTGGTCCGGGCAGAACACGATCCTCGCGTCCCTGACCGACGACGATGAGCGGCAACGCGTCTTCGGGCTGAACTTCGCCCTGCTCAACCTTGGTATCGGCATCGGTGGCATGACCTCCGGCGCGATCGTCGACACCGCCCGGCCCGGCACGTTCCAGACGATCTACCTGCTGGACGCGGTGACCTATCTGCTGCCGGCGCTGATCCTGCTCACCCTGCCCACCGTGGGCCACCGACTCGGCAACCGCCGAGGCGTCGACGAGCCGTCGCACGGCGGCTACCTGACCGTGCTCCGGGACCGCCCGTTCCGGCGACTGGTGATCTTCGGACTGGTCCTCACCACCTGCGGGTACGCGCAGATCGAGGTGGGCTTCGCCGCGTACGCGGTGCGGGTGGTCGAGGTGAACCCCCGAGTGGTGGCCTGGGCGCTTGCGGCCAACACCGTGATGATCGTGCTCGCGCAACTGCTGGTGATCGGTCGGATCGAGGGGCGCAGCCGTACCCGGGCGTTGGCCGTGGTGGGTGCGGTGTTCGCCGCCGCCTGGTTGGTCCTCGGCGCGGCCGGCCTGGTCAGCGGTGAAAGCGCCCTGATGGCCGCCCTGTGCGTGGTGGCCTGCTCGGCGATCTTCGGCTTCGGCGAGACGATGCTGTCGCCGGTGATGCCCGCGCTGACCAACGCGCTGGCCACGGACGAGCTACGCGGCCGGTACAACGCGATGAGTTCGATGATCTTCGGGATCAGCGGTGTGATCGGCCCGGTGACCGCCGGCCCGCTCATCGGCGCCGCCGACGGCAAGGTCTGGGTGGCGACGGTGGTCGGCGGCTGCCTGGTCGCCTCGCTGGTCGCGCTCTCCCTGCGCCGACTGCTCAGCGCGGAACAGGACGGCCGCGCAACGCCCGCCCTGGCGTCCCCCGCCCCGGCCCCCACCCCCGCCTGA